The Nocardioides sp. S5 genome includes a window with the following:
- a CDS encoding IS110 family transposase: MSDVSVEEQVLDGAGVVVGVDTHQLVHVAAVIDARFGRLADREFPATRAGFGELVSWAATYGPVLAVGVESTGSYGAGLTRHLLTHGAGAFEVFEVNRPERATRVRHGKSDPLDAYSAAEQVLAGRASGRPKVKTGIVEAIRVIKVPRDAAVKNRTAAYSQLRDLITAASGRLHDDLIGLSGKKRVAKVLAMRPDPSRVADPDHAVRHALRALARRIAYLDGEIAEADKHLATLVQQACPSLLAMAQVGVQTAAQLAISTGENIDRMRSEASFAKLVGVAPLPASSGKTRRHRLNPGGDRQANSALYMITVGRMGRHEETRAYVERRRAEGLSTPEIIRCLKRHLARSVYRALRTDLMTT; encoded by the coding sequence ATGAGTGATGTGTCTGTTGAAGAACAAGTTCTTGATGGGGCCGGCGTGGTGGTGGGTGTTGACACCCACCAACTGGTCCATGTCGCGGCCGTGATCGACGCTCGTTTCGGCCGGCTGGCAGATCGTGAGTTCCCCGCGACCAGGGCTGGCTTTGGCGAACTGGTGTCGTGGGCCGCGACCTACGGTCCGGTCCTCGCGGTCGGAGTGGAGTCGACCGGTTCCTACGGTGCGGGGCTGACCCGCCACCTGCTCACTCACGGGGCGGGTGCGTTCGAGGTGTTCGAGGTCAACCGGCCGGAAAGGGCCACCCGGGTCAGACACGGCAAGTCCGACCCGCTCGACGCCTACTCGGCAGCCGAGCAGGTCCTGGCCGGGCGCGCGAGCGGTCGGCCGAAGGTCAAGACCGGGATCGTGGAGGCGATCCGCGTGATCAAGGTCCCCCGCGATGCGGCGGTCAAGAACCGCACCGCCGCGTACAGCCAGCTGCGTGACCTGATCACCGCTGCATCCGGGCGCCTTCACGACGACCTGATCGGGCTGAGCGGGAAGAAGCGGGTAGCCAAAGTCCTGGCCATGCGCCCCGACCCGAGCCGGGTCGCTGATCCCGACCACGCGGTGCGCCATGCACTACGAGCGCTGGCGCGACGCATCGCCTACCTCGACGGCGAGATCGCTGAGGCCGACAAGCACCTGGCGACCCTCGTGCAACAGGCCTGCCCGTCCTTGCTTGCCATGGCCCAGGTCGGAGTCCAGACCGCCGCCCAGTTGGCGATCAGCACTGGCGAGAACATCGACCGGATGCGGTCCGAAGCCAGCTTCGCCAAGCTCGTCGGGGTTGCTCCGCTTCCCGCCTCTTCCGGCAAGACCCGCCGCCACCGACTCAATCCCGGGGGCGACCGCCAAGCCAACTCCGCGCTCTACATGATCACCGTCGGACGGATGGGCCGCCACGAGGAAACCCGCGCCTACGTCGAGCGACGGCGCGCCGAAGGACTATCCACCCCCGAGATCATCCGCTGCCTCAAACGCCACCTCGCCCGCAGCGTCTACAGAGCCCTCCGAACAGACCTCATGACCACTTGA
- a CDS encoding DUF222 domain-containing protein, whose amino-acid sequence MIEMLEKGPEAGADALGPAALLASIRASRSIENTEAARQLDLAARWADLHPPESIHSAASFTVAGCEHEEPIAGPGTPLVAEFCVAELGTVLGITSVSAKKLIGHALELRHRLPRLWAQVHAGRVPAWRARAVAEVTIHSTPALTRDAARFVDAQVAAVAGKIGPAQLDRLVAETIKRYDLAEANPAADPEDGYLHVDPRHVTIHDEDVHFAGTVRLEAEIDLADGLHLHQALAHGAATQKALGSHESLDARRAKALGDLARTQTALDLHDPAGGRLASDSAGGRVAGEERAGDGPMPRQVVMRSVRRAL is encoded by the coding sequence ATGATCGAGATGCTGGAGAAGGGGCCGGAGGCCGGGGCAGACGCCCTCGGCCCCGCAGCCCTGCTCGCCTCGATCCGAGCCTCGCGCTCCATCGAGAACACCGAGGCAGCCCGCCAGCTCGATCTGGCTGCCAGGTGGGCCGACCTGCACCCTCCGGAGTCGATCCACTCCGCCGCGTCGTTCACCGTCGCGGGGTGCGAGCACGAGGAGCCCATCGCCGGTCCGGGTACGCCGCTGGTTGCGGAGTTCTGCGTCGCCGAGCTCGGCACCGTGCTGGGCATCACGAGCGTGTCGGCGAAGAAGCTCATCGGTCACGCACTCGAGCTGCGCCACCGCCTCCCACGCCTGTGGGCGCAGGTCCACGCCGGACGGGTCCCCGCGTGGCGCGCCCGGGCCGTTGCGGAGGTGACCATCCACTCCACCCCTGCCCTCACTCGCGACGCGGCGCGGTTCGTCGACGCCCAGGTCGCCGCGGTCGCGGGGAAGATCGGTCCCGCGCAGCTGGACCGGCTCGTCGCAGAGACCATCAAGCGCTACGACCTCGCCGAGGCCAACCCTGCCGCGGATCCAGAGGACGGGTACCTCCATGTCGACCCGCGCCACGTGACGATCCACGACGAGGACGTGCACTTCGCCGGCACGGTGCGGCTGGAGGCTGAGATCGACCTTGCCGACGGCCTCCACCTCCACCAGGCACTCGCCCACGGGGCCGCGACGCAGAAGGCCCTCGGCTCGCACGAGTCGCTCGATGCCCGCAGGGCGAAGGCGCTCGGTGACCTGGCTCGGACACAGACCGCGCTCGACCTCCACGACCCTGCTGGTGGTCGACTGGCAAGTGACTCTGCTGGTGGTCGAGTAGCCGGTGAGGAACGAGCCGGCGACGGTCCTATGCCGCGTCAAGTGGTCATGAGGTCTGTTCGGAGGGCTCTGTAG
- a CDS encoding aminotransferase class I/II-fold pyridoxal phosphate-dependent enzyme — protein sequence MTHSTARRPVVDLTEAEARLRLPLKWGVPEGVLPAWVAEMDYAVDPVVLGAVQQVLADGITGYPTFGWDAGLAESYTAWSARRFGWAPEPQAVHPVVDVTAGVRLAIDVFSGPGGVVFPTPGYNAQFGLATVTGREEVRLDVPASADRAEIDLDRLDRLFADGAQTLLLTQPHNPWGRVFTRAELEGIRDVVLRHGARVVSDEIHAPLVLPGAEHVSYLAIEGTHDHAVAVVAASKAFNTAGLRCAQIVVPDRTDQLRLVDQPMSRNDSYSPLGMVAARVAYDHGDPWLASLVERLDQQRTLLGSLLAEHLPEVRMRPIEATYLAWLDASAYGHDDAAGVALQRGRVMVSPGESYAPGTTGHVRLNVATSPERLTEVVRRLAQAWT from the coding sequence GTGACCCACTCGACAGCACGACGGCCGGTGGTCGACCTCACCGAGGCCGAGGCGCGGCTCAGGCTCCCGCTCAAGTGGGGCGTGCCGGAGGGTGTGCTGCCCGCGTGGGTGGCGGAGATGGACTACGCCGTAGACCCGGTCGTGCTCGGTGCGGTGCAACAGGTGCTCGCCGACGGGATCACCGGCTACCCGACCTTCGGCTGGGACGCGGGGCTCGCGGAGTCGTACACCGCCTGGTCGGCGCGCCGCTTCGGCTGGGCGCCGGAGCCGCAGGCGGTGCACCCGGTCGTGGACGTGACCGCGGGCGTACGCCTCGCGATCGATGTCTTCAGCGGGCCCGGAGGCGTGGTGTTCCCGACGCCGGGCTACAACGCCCAGTTTGGGCTCGCGACCGTCACCGGTCGCGAGGAGGTGCGTCTCGACGTGCCCGCGTCCGCCGACCGTGCCGAGATCGACCTCGACCGCCTCGACCGGCTCTTCGCCGACGGGGCGCAGACCCTGCTGCTTACCCAGCCGCACAACCCGTGGGGCCGCGTCTTCACCCGCGCCGAGCTCGAGGGCATCCGCGACGTGGTGCTGCGCCACGGCGCGCGGGTCGTCAGCGACGAGATCCACGCGCCGCTGGTGCTGCCCGGCGCGGAGCACGTGTCGTACCTCGCGATCGAGGGCACGCACGACCACGCCGTCGCTGTCGTGGCCGCCTCGAAGGCCTTCAACACCGCTGGTCTGCGCTGTGCCCAGATCGTGGTGCCCGACCGCACCGACCAGCTGCGCCTCGTCGATCAGCCGATGTCGCGCAACGACTCCTACTCCCCGCTCGGCATGGTCGCTGCCCGCGTGGCCTACGACCATGGCGACCCGTGGCTCGCGTCGCTGGTCGAGCGACTCGACCAGCAGCGGACGCTGCTCGGGTCGCTGCTCGCCGAGCACCTGCCGGAGGTCCGGATGCGGCCGATCGAGGCGACCTACCTGGCCTGGCTCGACGCCTCCGCCTACGGCCACGACGACGCCGCGGGCGTCGCCCTCCAGCGCGGTCGGGTGATGGTCAGCCCGGGGGAGTCGTACGCCCCCGGCACGACCGGCCACGTGCGGCTCAACGTCGCCACCTCGCCGGAACGGCTGACTGAGGTCGTACGCCGGCTCGCCCAGGCCTGGACCTGA
- the thrS gene encoding threonine--tRNA ligase produces the protein MHADQRAETTVTTGTKAWELFREDADVIAARVAGQLKDLAYELADGDEVESVAIDSADGRDILRHSTAHVMAQAVQQLWPEAKLGIGPPVENGFYYDFDVATPFVPEDLVKIESAMRKIIKENQRFERRVTTDADALDELKDEPYKIELIGLKGGAGAEGTEGASVEVGAGELTIYDNIGRSGEAKWSDLCRGPHLPTTKRIPAFKLMRSAAAYWRGDEKNKQLQRIYGTAWESKEALEEHLHRIEEAERRDHRKLGRDLDLFSFPDEIGSGLAVFHPKGGVIKRVMEDYVRQRHIEEGFDYVGTPHISKEGLFHTSGHLPYYKDTMFPPMEFEGSDYYLKAMNCPMHNLIFRSRGRSYRELPLRLFEFGSVYRYEKSGVVHGLTRVRGLTQDDSHSYVTPEQAPGEVKHLLDFVLGLLRDFGIDDFYLELSTRDDAKPDKFVGSDEDWATATKVLEDVAVESGLELVPDPGGAAFYGPKISVQARDAIGRTWQMSTIQYDFNQPQGFELAYQAADGSRKQPVMIHSAKFGSLERFFGVLVEHYAGAFPPWLAPVQVQAIPVADFASDYLHDVARRMKAQGLRVEVDDSDDRMQKKIRNAQLQKVPFMMIAGNDDIEAGAVSFRYRDGRQDNGVPLDEAIERVAHAVASREQV, from the coding sequence ATCCACGCCGATCAGCGTGCGGAGACCACGGTCACGACCGGCACCAAGGCATGGGAGCTGTTCCGCGAGGACGCCGACGTGATCGCGGCGCGGGTCGCCGGCCAGCTCAAGGACCTGGCGTACGAGCTCGCCGACGGCGACGAGGTCGAGTCCGTGGCCATCGACAGCGCCGACGGCCGTGACATCCTGCGCCACTCGACCGCGCACGTGATGGCCCAGGCGGTGCAGCAGCTGTGGCCCGAGGCGAAGCTCGGCATCGGTCCGCCGGTCGAGAACGGCTTCTACTACGACTTCGACGTCGCGACCCCGTTCGTGCCCGAGGACCTGGTGAAGATCGAGTCCGCGATGCGCAAGATCATCAAGGAGAACCAGCGCTTCGAGCGCCGGGTCACCACCGACGCCGACGCGCTCGACGAGCTCAAGGACGAGCCCTACAAGATCGAGCTGATCGGGCTCAAGGGCGGCGCGGGGGCCGAGGGCACCGAGGGCGCGAGCGTCGAGGTCGGGGCCGGCGAGCTCACCATCTACGACAACATCGGCCGCAGCGGCGAGGCGAAGTGGTCGGACCTGTGCCGGGGTCCGCACCTGCCCACGACCAAGCGGATCCCGGCCTTCAAGCTGATGCGCAGCGCCGCGGCCTACTGGCGCGGTGACGAGAAGAACAAGCAGCTCCAGCGCATCTACGGCACCGCCTGGGAGTCCAAGGAGGCGCTCGAGGAGCACCTGCACCGCATCGAGGAGGCCGAGCGCCGCGACCACCGCAAGCTCGGTCGCGACCTCGACCTGTTCAGCTTCCCCGACGAGATCGGCTCCGGTCTCGCGGTCTTCCACCCCAAGGGTGGCGTGATCAAGCGCGTGATGGAGGACTACGTCCGCCAGCGCCACATCGAGGAGGGCTTCGACTACGTCGGCACCCCCCACATCAGCAAGGAAGGGCTGTTCCACACCTCCGGACACCTGCCCTACTACAAGGACACGATGTTCCCGCCGATGGAGTTCGAGGGGTCGGACTACTACCTCAAGGCGATGAACTGCCCGATGCACAACCTGATCTTCCGCTCGCGCGGACGGTCCTACCGCGAGCTGCCGCTGCGGTTGTTCGAGTTCGGCTCTGTCTACCGCTACGAGAAGTCCGGTGTCGTGCACGGCCTGACCCGCGTGCGCGGACTGACCCAGGACGACAGCCACTCCTACGTCACCCCCGAGCAGGCGCCGGGCGAGGTCAAGCACCTCCTCGACTTCGTGCTCGGCCTGCTGCGTGACTTCGGCATCGACGACTTCTACCTCGAGCTCTCGACTCGCGACGACGCCAAGCCCGACAAGTTCGTCGGGTCCGACGAGGACTGGGCGACGGCCACCAAGGTCCTCGAGGACGTCGCGGTCGAGTCGGGACTCGAGCTCGTGCCGGACCCGGGCGGTGCCGCGTTCTACGGTCCGAAGATCTCCGTCCAGGCCCGTGACGCGATCGGCCGCACGTGGCAGATGTCGACCATCCAGTACGACTTCAACCAGCCGCAGGGCTTCGAGCTCGCCTACCAGGCGGCCGACGGCAGCCGGAAGCAGCCGGTGATGATCCACTCGGCGAAGTTCGGCTCCCTCGAGCGCTTCTTCGGCGTGCTCGTCGAGCACTACGCCGGAGCCTTCCCGCCCTGGCTCGCGCCGGTGCAGGTGCAGGCGATCCCCGTCGCCGACTTCGCATCGGACTACCTCCACGACGTCGCCCGCCGGATGAAGGCGCAGGGGCTGCGGGTCGAGGTCGACGACTCCGACGACCGGATGCAGAAGAAGATCCGCAACGCGCAGCTGCAGAAGGTGCCGTTCATGATGATCGCCGGCAACGACGACATCGAGGCGGGCGCGGTCTCCTTCCGCTATCGCGACGGCCGACAGGACAACGGCGTACCCCTCGACGAGGCGATCGAGCGGGTCGCGCACGCGGTCGCGTCGCGCGAGCAGGTCTGA
- a CDS encoding glycosyltransferase yields the protein MTLAQRRQAPSSAPPLTIASVPSGHVYVRHLSPADGRGAVRLPDPAPEDPDRPAGATWWPPVMLDPEWARQADFDVFHLHFGFDACAPEQLDQLTRVLRGRGKPFVFTVHDLRNPHHSDRRLHDEQLDVLVEAADALITLTPGAAREIESRWGRTPLVVPHPHVVDLPTMTRALEVRPLWRHRPFRVGLHLKSLRANMDPMRLLPTLVDTVAGLDDAVLQVNCHRDVLDPDGARRDAALSDWLRGQAAARRLELHVHDFFSDDDLWTYLASLDLSVLPYTFGTHSGWLEACRDLQTTVLAPTCGYYADQGPVLTYTNDGDDFDADSLRDAVVRAHAERPRWGATLDERTAQRREVARVHEELYRELTR from the coding sequence ATGACGCTCGCGCAACGCCGGCAGGCGCCCTCCTCGGCCCCGCCGCTCACCATCGCCTCGGTCCCGTCGGGGCACGTCTACGTACGCCACCTCTCCCCCGCCGACGGCCGGGGAGCCGTACGCCTGCCCGACCCGGCGCCCGAGGACCCCGACCGCCCCGCCGGTGCGACCTGGTGGCCGCCGGTGATGCTCGACCCCGAGTGGGCCCGACAGGCCGACTTCGACGTCTTCCACCTCCACTTCGGCTTCGACGCGTGTGCTCCGGAGCAGCTGGACCAGCTGACGCGCGTGCTGCGCGGGCGGGGCAAGCCGTTCGTCTTCACCGTGCACGACCTGCGCAACCCGCACCACAGCGACCGCCGCCTCCACGACGAGCAGCTCGACGTGCTGGTCGAGGCCGCGGACGCCCTCATCACGCTGACCCCCGGGGCCGCGCGCGAGATCGAGTCCCGCTGGGGGCGTACGCCGCTCGTGGTCCCGCACCCGCACGTCGTCGACCTGCCGACCATGACCCGCGCCCTCGAGGTGCGGCCGCTGTGGCGCCACCGGCCCTTCCGCGTGGGCCTGCACCTCAAGAGCCTGCGGGCCAACATGGACCCGATGCGGCTGCTGCCCACCCTCGTGGACACCGTGGCCGGGCTGGACGACGCGGTGCTCCAGGTCAACTGCCACCGCGACGTCCTGGACCCCGACGGCGCCCGGCGCGACGCCGCGCTGTCGGACTGGCTGCGGGGCCAGGCCGCGGCGAGGCGGCTCGAGCTGCACGTCCACGACTTCTTCTCCGACGACGACCTGTGGACCTACCTCGCCTCGCTCGACCTGTCGGTGCTGCCCTACACGTTCGGCACCCACTCCGGCTGGCTGGAGGCGTGCCGCGACCTGCAGACCACGGTGCTGGCGCCGACCTGCGGCTACTACGCCGACCAGGGCCCGGTCCTGACCTACACCAACGACGGCGACGACTTCGACGCCGACTCGCTGCGCGACGCCGTGGTGCGCGCGCACGCCGAGCGCCCGCGGTGGGGAGCCACCCTCGACGAGCGCACCGCGCAGCGCCGCGAGGTCGCCCGGGTCCACGAGGAGCTCTACCGGGAGCTGACCAGGTGA
- a CDS encoding glycosyltransferase: MTALTVREEQRDRHGDRLRVCLVANSRFPIVEPFTGGLESMTWHLARELTRRGHEVAVFAAPGSDPELGVIELDVEPLPEHPGRHDVGAPPYVEVAEHHAYLALMLALAGTAGSSFDVVHNNSLHYLPVAMARTLPVPVLTTLHTPPLWWLESAVRLDRGASSFAAVSRHTAASWAPITESTCVLNGIDVDRWPAGPGGTTAVWSGRLVAEKAPHEALLAARRAGIAIVLAGPLLDEDYFCTQVQPLLGPDATYAGHLPQTELAELVGGSAVAVVTPAWDEPYGLVAAEALACGTPVAAYARGGLPEVLSPDTGRLAVAGDVDMLALAMRDALTLDRARCRERAVAELSLGRMVDRYEDEYVRLLGRRLAA, from the coding sequence GTGACGGCCCTCACCGTGCGTGAGGAGCAGCGTGACCGGCACGGTGACCGGCTCCGCGTCTGCCTGGTCGCCAACAGCCGGTTCCCGATCGTCGAGCCGTTCACCGGCGGCCTGGAGTCGATGACCTGGCACCTGGCCCGCGAGCTGACCCGCCGTGGGCACGAGGTCGCGGTCTTCGCCGCCCCGGGCTCCGACCCGGAGCTCGGGGTCATCGAGCTCGACGTCGAGCCACTGCCCGAGCACCCGGGCCGCCACGACGTCGGCGCACCGCCGTACGTCGAGGTCGCCGAGCACCACGCCTACCTCGCCCTGATGCTCGCGCTCGCCGGGACTGCCGGGTCGAGCTTCGACGTCGTCCACAACAACAGCCTCCACTACCTCCCGGTCGCGATGGCCCGCACGCTGCCCGTGCCCGTGCTGACCACGCTGCACACCCCGCCGCTGTGGTGGCTGGAGTCTGCGGTCAGGCTGGACCGCGGCGCCAGCTCCTTCGCTGCGGTGTCGCGCCACACGGCGGCGTCCTGGGCACCGATCACCGAGAGCACCTGCGTGCTGAACGGCATCGACGTGGACCGGTGGCCGGCGGGACCCGGGGGAACGACCGCGGTGTGGTCCGGCCGCCTGGTCGCGGAGAAGGCGCCGCACGAGGCGCTGCTCGCGGCTCGGCGCGCCGGGATCGCGATCGTGCTGGCGGGCCCGCTGCTCGACGAGGACTACTTCTGCACCCAGGTCCAGCCGTTGCTCGGTCCCGACGCGACGTACGCCGGGCACCTGCCGCAGACCGAGCTCGCCGAGCTGGTCGGTGGCTCGGCGGTCGCCGTGGTCACCCCCGCCTGGGACGAGCCCTACGGGCTGGTCGCGGCGGAGGCGCTGGCGTGCGGCACCCCGGTGGCGGCGTACGCCCGGGGCGGCCTGCCGGAGGTGCTCTCCCCCGACACCGGCCGCCTCGCGGTCGCCGGCGACGTGGACATGCTGGCACTGGCGATGCGCGACGCCCTCACCCTCGACCGGGCCCGCTGCCGTGAGCGCGCCGTCGCCGAGCTCTCGCTGGGCCGGATGGTCGACCGCTACGAGGACGAGTACGTCCGACTGCTGGGCCGCAGGCTCGCGGCGTGA
- a CDS encoding glycosyltransferase, which produces MIGYYVHHHGTGHLHRALTVAPHLPGPVTGLSSLPRPGAWTGPWVQLPRDDEGAAYDDADVTSSGLLHWVPRQDAGLRHRMAAVSAWIEQHEPAAVVVDQSVEVCLLVRLHGVPVVALTAPGRRTDPPHLLGFGAADALVGPWPAGWTDRLLPGLPGIHADRFQAVGAVSRFPVAPRHVPAHRARPHVVLLAGTGGDGFTRESIARAQEQTPDWDWSVLSRTLGSWHADPAAVVADADVVVLHPGQNALAEVASLRVPAVVVPAQRPFDEQHVTAAALADGWPAVVLDTVPDLGWRDLLHEALLLDGEGWSRWCDGDAPRRIAAVVEQVASRGSAA; this is translated from the coding sequence GTGATCGGCTACTACGTCCACCACCACGGCACGGGCCACCTGCACCGGGCGCTGACCGTCGCGCCCCACCTCCCGGGCCCGGTCACCGGCCTCTCGTCGCTCCCCCGCCCCGGGGCGTGGACCGGCCCGTGGGTGCAGCTGCCGCGTGACGACGAGGGGGCGGCGTACGACGACGCGGACGTCACGTCGAGCGGGCTGCTGCACTGGGTGCCCCGACAGGACGCCGGCCTGCGGCACCGCATGGCGGCCGTCTCCGCGTGGATCGAGCAGCACGAGCCCGCCGCGGTGGTCGTCGACCAGTCGGTCGAGGTGTGCCTGCTGGTGCGCCTGCACGGCGTGCCGGTCGTGGCGCTCACCGCTCCCGGGCGGCGGACCGACCCGCCCCACCTGCTCGGCTTCGGCGCCGCCGACGCGCTCGTCGGCCCGTGGCCCGCGGGCTGGACCGACCGGCTGCTGCCGGGCCTCCCGGGCATCCACGCCGACCGCTTCCAGGCCGTCGGTGCCGTCTCCCGCTTCCCCGTGGCGCCGCGGCACGTCCCGGCACACCGCGCCCGGCCGCACGTCGTGCTCCTGGCCGGCACCGGCGGCGACGGATTCACCCGCGAGTCGATCGCACGGGCGCAGGAGCAGACGCCCGACTGGGACTGGAGCGTGCTCAGCCGCACCCTCGGCAGCTGGCACGCCGACCCGGCGGCCGTGGTCGCCGACGCCGACGTCGTGGTGCTCCACCCGGGCCAGAACGCGCTCGCGGAGGTCGCCTCGCTGCGCGTCCCCGCGGTCGTGGTGCCGGCCCAACGCCCCTTCGACGAGCAGCACGTGACCGCAGCCGCCCTGGCCGACGGGTGGCCGGCCGTCGTGCTCGACACCGTTCCCGACCTGGGGTGGCGCGACCTGCTCCACGAGGCGCTCCTCCTCGACGGCGAGGGCTGGTCCCGGTGGTGCGACGGCGACGCTCCGCGGCGCATCGCTGCGGTCGTCGAGCAGGTCGCCTCGCGCGGGTCCGCGGCATGA
- a CDS encoding galactosyltransferase-related protein yields MSATAVVTVVHRRSEHLARQRESLAASSTDAFDHVVVAMDDPALEASGVAAAALPRAPLGLPLAAARNRGAEVALAHGARTLVFLDVDCLADADLVGAYAEVVADEPGTVWSGPVTYLDPPPPGGYDLSALRELDAPHPARPAPAPGRCEPGADPDLFWSLSFACSDDAWRRTGGFCEDYVGYGGEDTDFARVALVAGLDLGWVGAARAFHQWHPVSRPPVEHVADIVRNARIFHDRWGEWPMLGWLEAFEERGLVRRTRTGGWALVGRSADE; encoded by the coding sequence ATGAGCGCCACCGCGGTGGTCACGGTGGTGCACCGCCGCAGCGAGCACCTCGCCCGTCAGCGCGAGTCGCTCGCCGCGTCGAGCACCGACGCCTTCGACCACGTCGTCGTCGCGATGGACGACCCCGCGCTCGAGGCCTCCGGCGTGGCAGCAGCCGCCCTGCCCCGCGCCCCCCTCGGCCTCCCGCTCGCCGCGGCCCGCAACCGTGGCGCGGAGGTGGCCCTCGCCCACGGCGCGCGCACCCTGGTGTTCCTCGACGTCGACTGCCTGGCGGACGCCGACCTCGTCGGCGCCTATGCCGAGGTCGTCGCCGACGAGCCGGGCACTGTGTGGTCCGGACCGGTCACCTACCTCGACCCGCCGCCTCCCGGCGGCTACGACCTGTCCGCCCTGCGCGAGCTCGACGCACCCCACCCCGCACGACCGGCGCCGGCACCGGGCCGATGCGAGCCGGGCGCCGACCCCGACCTCTTCTGGTCGCTGTCCTTCGCCTGCTCGGACGACGCGTGGCGTCGCACCGGCGGCTTCTGCGAGGACTACGTCGGCTACGGCGGCGAGGACACCGACTTCGCACGCGTGGCACTGGTTGCCGGCCTCGACCTCGGCTGGGTGGGGGCGGCCCGCGCCTTCCACCAGTGGCACCCGGTCTCCCGGCCGCCGGTCGAGCACGTCGCCGACATCGTCCGCAACGCCCGGATCTTCCACGATCGGTGGGGCGAGTGGCCGATGCTGGGGTGGCTGGAGGCCTTCGAGGAGCGCGGGCTGGTGCGCCGCACCCGCACGGGCGGCTGGGCACTCGTCGGACGGTCCGCGGACGAATAG
- a CDS encoding cytochrome P450, which produces MRDDLAVLLLRHGYDALPLARSRHEGGDAFEARMLGRRTLVVRGEEGARMFYDESRMRRRRAVPPPLAHLLFGRGAVHGLDGEEHRVRKQVFLDLLHDEAVADLARRVDHRLDEALRAWALGPGVPLHEGLVRIYGTAVLEWAGTGCAGLRAEEVAQDLAAIVDGFGFSGRAYAKAWAARLRAEAWARDLLRRTREGRHRPPEGTAVHAFAVGAGADLPVRVAAVELLNVLRPTVAVSWLGTFAALALAEHPGHAAPLLGPDADRHLVAFAHEVRRRTPFVPALTALSTMDFRSGHHDVRRGDRVVLDVPGTDHHPDQWTQADEFCPARFVGSDPDPFRFLPQGGGGPLGHRCPGEDVTTALLVVTLRHLSRARFTLTSPDVRTDRMPTLPRAGLVLTDVSPGEADGTGPFVPAG; this is translated from the coding sequence ATGCGTGACGACCTCGCTGTCCTGCTCCTGCGTCACGGGTACGACGCCCTGCCGCTGGCCCGTTCGCGGCACGAGGGGGGCGACGCCTTCGAGGCCCGCATGCTCGGCCGGCGCACGCTCGTGGTCCGCGGTGAGGAGGGGGCGCGGATGTTCTACGACGAGTCACGGATGCGCCGTCGTCGTGCCGTCCCGCCGCCGCTGGCGCACCTGCTCTTCGGCCGAGGCGCCGTGCACGGCCTCGACGGTGAGGAGCACCGAGTGCGCAAGCAGGTGTTCCTCGACCTGCTGCACGACGAGGCCGTGGCCGACCTGGCCCGTCGCGTGGACCACAGGCTCGACGAGGCCCTCCGTGCCTGGGCCCTGGGTCCCGGAGTGCCCCTCCACGAGGGCCTCGTCAGGATCTACGGCACCGCGGTCCTGGAGTGGGCGGGCACCGGCTGTGCAGGGCTCCGCGCCGAGGAGGTCGCCCAGGACCTGGCGGCCATCGTGGACGGCTTCGGGTTCTCGGGCCGCGCCTACGCGAAGGCCTGGGCTGCCCGCCTGCGGGCGGAGGCCTGGGCGAGGGACCTGCTGCGGCGCACCCGCGAGGGACGCCACCGCCCGCCCGAGGGCACGGCCGTGCACGCCTTCGCCGTCGGGGCGGGTGCCGACCTCCCGGTCCGGGTCGCCGCGGTCGAGCTGCTCAACGTGCTCCGCCCCACCGTCGCGGTGAGCTGGCTCGGGACCTTCGCCGCGCTGGCTCTCGCCGAGCACCCCGGGCACGCCGCACCCCTGCTCGGTCCGGACGCCGACCGGCACCTCGTCGCCTTCGCCCACGAGGTCCGCCGCCGCACACCCTTCGTCCCCGCCCTCACCGCCCTGTCGACCATGGACTTCCGCTCCGGGCACCACGACGTCCGCAGGGGCGACCGGGTGGTCCTCGACGTCCCGGGGACCGATCACCACCCCGACCAGTGGACCCAGGCCGACGAGTTCTGCCCGGCGCGGTTCGTGGGCTCGGACCCCGACCCGTTCCGCTTCTTGCCGCAGGGAGGTGGAGGGCCCCTCGGTCACCGGTGCCCGGGTGAGGACGTCACCACCGCGCTCCTCGTCGTCACCCTCCGCCACCTCTCCCGGGCGCGCTTCACGCTCACGTCGCCCGACGTGCGCACCGACCGGATGCCGACCCTTCCGCGCGCCGGGCTGGTGCTGACCGACGTGTCACCGGGAGAGGCGGACGGCACCGGACCCTTCGTCCCGGCGGGTTGA